The following proteins come from a genomic window of Corallococcus sp. NCRR:
- a CDS encoding (2Fe-2S) ferredoxin domain-containing protein encodes MPPPFERHVFICTNRRPDGHPKGCCATKGGEEVRAAFKEELDKRGLKRSMRANAAGCVDTCAFGVSVVVYPEGTWYGGVKVEDVPTIVEEHLVQGRPVERLLMPFNKKAER; translated from the coding sequence ATGCCGCCTCCCTTCGAACGCCACGTCTTCATCTGCACCAACCGCCGCCCGGACGGCCACCCCAAGGGGTGCTGCGCCACCAAGGGAGGCGAGGAGGTGCGGGCCGCCTTCAAGGAGGAGCTCGACAAGCGCGGTCTCAAGCGCAGCATGCGCGCCAACGCGGCGGGCTGCGTGGACACGTGCGCCTTCGGCGTCTCCGTGGTCGTCTACCCGGAGGGCACCTGGTACGGCGGCGTGAAGGTGGAGGACGTGCCCACCATCGTGGAGGAGCACCTGGTGCAGGGCCGCCCCGTGGAGCGGCTCCTGATGCCCTTCAACAAGAAGGCGGAGCGCTGA
- a CDS encoding vitamin B12-dependent ribonucleotide reductase — protein MEKELSGKPVVGGREPRRGGRAKGKAATASTGLTVERFFTTPGVDPADELAWEYRSASIKGEDGKVVFDQKDIEVPKSWSMLATNVVASKYFRGTPGTPERENSVRKLVARVVDTLTRWGQEGNYFASAVDREAFHAELTHLLLRQKAAFNSPVWFNVGVEEHPQCSACFINSVDDNMESILGLARTEGMLFKYGSGTGSNLSSIRGSKELLAGGGTASGPVSFMRGFDAFAGVIKSGGKTRRAAKMVILNAEHPDILEFIRCKSNEEKKAWALIEAGYDPSFNGEAYGSVFFQNSNNSVRVTDDFMKAVVNDGPWQTRAVRDGQVLETYKARELFREIAEAAHLCGDPGLQYDTTVNAWHTCSGTARINASNPCSEYMFLDDSACNLASLNLMHFRTLEGGFDVAAFKHAVDVVLLAQEIIVGFSRYPTERIAKNSHDYRPLGLGYANLGALLMASGLPYDSPAGRNLAGAITSLMCGEAYAMSARIAERQGAFAGYGNNAEPMLGVIRKHRKAAYQLSVDGVSAELHAAQKEAWDDALARGTEHGYRNSQVTVLAPTGTIGFMMDCDTTGIEPDIALIKYKKLVGGGMLKIVNQTVPLALEKLGYPQTQAQDIIAYLDKHDTIEGAPHLKPEHLAVFDCAFKPSKGQRSIHWMGHIEMMSAAQPFLSGAISKTVNLPNDATVEDIEKAYIEAWRSGLKAVAVYRDGCKRTQPLNTSQDSKAPEAKRAVAAEPVPAVTPEPKALRRRLPDERQSITHKFSIGGHEGYLTVGMYEDGKPGELFVVMAKEGSVVSGLMDSFATSVSLALQYGVPLQVLADKFCHTRYEPSGFTGNPAIPIAKSITDYIFRWLSLKFLPTEPCADDVEVTPVEEARPEPMTQAAVPAQVGTLQLSAMNSRSTYLNQADAPPCHQCGAITVRSGACYKCTNCGTTTGCS, from the coding sequence ATGGAGAAGGAACTGAGTGGGAAGCCGGTGGTGGGTGGCAGGGAGCCGCGGCGCGGTGGCCGTGCGAAGGGCAAGGCGGCGACGGCCTCCACGGGGCTGACCGTGGAGCGCTTCTTCACGACGCCCGGCGTGGATCCGGCGGACGAGCTGGCGTGGGAGTACCGCAGCGCGAGCATCAAGGGCGAGGACGGCAAGGTCGTCTTCGATCAGAAGGACATCGAGGTCCCCAAGTCCTGGTCGATGCTGGCGACGAACGTCGTGGCGTCGAAGTACTTCCGGGGCACGCCCGGCACGCCCGAGCGTGAGAACAGCGTGCGCAAGCTGGTGGCGCGCGTGGTGGACACCCTCACCCGTTGGGGTCAGGAGGGGAACTACTTCGCGTCGGCGGTGGACCGCGAGGCGTTCCACGCGGAGCTGACGCACCTGCTGTTGCGCCAGAAGGCGGCGTTCAACTCGCCCGTCTGGTTCAACGTGGGCGTGGAGGAGCACCCGCAGTGTTCGGCGTGCTTCATCAACAGCGTGGACGACAACATGGAGTCCATCCTGGGGCTCGCGCGTACGGAGGGCATGCTCTTCAAGTACGGCAGCGGCACGGGCTCCAACCTGTCCAGCATCCGCGGCAGCAAGGAGCTGCTGGCGGGCGGCGGCACGGCGTCCGGCCCGGTGTCGTTCATGCGCGGCTTCGACGCGTTCGCGGGCGTCATCAAGAGCGGCGGCAAGACGCGGCGCGCGGCGAAGATGGTCATCCTCAACGCCGAGCACCCGGACATCCTCGAGTTCATCCGCTGCAAGTCGAACGAGGAGAAGAAGGCCTGGGCGCTGATTGAAGCGGGCTACGACCCGTCCTTCAACGGCGAGGCCTACGGGTCGGTGTTCTTCCAGAACTCCAACAACTCCGTGCGCGTCACCGACGACTTCATGAAGGCGGTGGTGAACGACGGCCCGTGGCAGACGCGCGCGGTGCGCGACGGCCAGGTGCTGGAGACCTACAAGGCCCGTGAGCTGTTCCGCGAAATCGCGGAGGCGGCGCACCTGTGCGGCGACCCGGGCCTCCAGTACGACACCACGGTGAACGCGTGGCACACGTGCTCCGGCACGGCGCGCATCAACGCGTCCAACCCCTGCTCCGAGTACATGTTCCTGGATGACTCGGCCTGCAACCTGGCGTCGCTGAACCTGATGCACTTCCGCACGCTGGAGGGTGGCTTCGACGTGGCCGCCTTCAAGCACGCGGTGGACGTGGTGCTGCTGGCGCAGGAGATCATCGTCGGCTTCAGCCGCTACCCCACCGAGCGCATCGCGAAGAACAGCCACGACTACCGCCCGCTGGGCCTGGGCTACGCGAACCTGGGCGCGCTCCTGATGGCGTCCGGCCTGCCGTATGACTCCCCCGCCGGCCGCAACCTGGCGGGTGCCATCACGTCGCTGATGTGCGGCGAGGCGTACGCGATGAGCGCGCGCATCGCGGAGCGCCAGGGCGCGTTCGCGGGCTACGGCAACAACGCGGAGCCCATGCTCGGCGTCATCCGCAAGCACCGCAAGGCGGCGTACCAGCTGTCCGTGGACGGCGTGAGCGCGGAGCTGCACGCGGCGCAGAAGGAGGCGTGGGACGACGCGCTGGCGCGCGGCACGGAGCACGGCTACCGCAACAGCCAGGTGACGGTGCTGGCGCCCACGGGGACCATCGGCTTCATGATGGACTGCGACACCACCGGCATCGAGCCGGACATCGCGCTGATCAAATACAAGAAGCTGGTGGGCGGCGGCATGCTGAAGATCGTCAACCAGACGGTGCCGCTCGCGCTGGAGAAGCTGGGCTACCCGCAGACGCAGGCGCAGGACATCATCGCGTACCTGGACAAGCACGACACCATCGAGGGCGCTCCGCACCTGAAGCCGGAGCACCTGGCGGTGTTCGACTGCGCGTTCAAGCCGTCCAAGGGCCAGCGCAGCATCCACTGGATGGGCCACATCGAGATGATGTCCGCGGCGCAGCCGTTCCTCTCCGGCGCCATCTCCAAGACGGTGAACCTGCCCAATGACGCCACGGTGGAGGACATCGAGAAGGCGTACATCGAGGCGTGGCGCAGCGGCCTGAAGGCCGTCGCGGTGTACCGTGACGGGTGCAAGCGCACGCAGCCGCTCAACACCTCTCAGGACAGCAAGGCCCCGGAGGCGAAGCGCGCCGTGGCCGCCGAGCCCGTCCCCGCCGTGACGCCGGAGCCCAAGGCGCTGCGCCGCCGTCTGCCGGACGAGCGGCAGTCCATCACGCACAAGTTCTCCATCGGCGGCCACGAGGGCTACCTGACGGTGGGCATGTACGAGGACGGCAAGCCGGGTGAGCTCTTCGTCGTCATGGCGAAGGAGGGCTCGGTGGTGAGCGGCCTGATGGACAGCTTCGCGACCAGCGTGTCGCTGGCGCTCCAGTACGGCGTGCCGCTGCAGGTGCTGGCGGACAAGTTCTGCCACACGCGCTACGAGCCGAGCGGCTTCACGGGCAACCCGGCCATCCCCATCGCGAAGTCCATCACGGACTACATCTTCCGGTGGCTGTCGCTGAAGTTCCTGCCCACGGAGCCCTGCGCGGACGATGTGGAGGTGACGCCGGTGGAGGAGGCCCGTCCGGAGCCGATGACGCAGGCGGCGGTGCCGGCGCAGGTGGGGACGCTGCAGCTGTCCGCGATGAACTCGCGCAGCACGTACCTGAACCAGGCGGACGCCCCGCCCTGCCACCAGTGCGGCGCCATCACCGTGCGCAGCGGCGCCTGCTACAAGTGCACGAACTGCGGCACGACGACCGGCTGCAGCTGA
- a CDS encoding isochorismatase family protein has protein sequence MPSFRLKPEQAALLVVDIQERLCAAMDRDALDRMLARTGAAVEGARALGLPVIVTEQYPQGLGRTHSLLKLRLGEFKPLEKLEFSAATPDVLSVLGDRKQVLITGMETHICVFQTARDLADSGREPCLLADAVLSRSEEDRRVGLELCRDAGARILTVESALFDMLGRAGTPEFKKVSAAVR, from the coding sequence ATGCCGTCGTTCCGCCTGAAGCCCGAGCAGGCCGCGCTGCTCGTCGTCGACATCCAGGAGCGCCTGTGCGCCGCGATGGACCGCGACGCTTTGGACCGCATGCTCGCGCGCACGGGCGCCGCCGTGGAGGGTGCTCGGGCCCTGGGGCTGCCCGTCATCGTCACGGAGCAGTACCCGCAGGGGCTGGGCCGCACGCACTCGCTGCTCAAGCTGCGCCTGGGGGAGTTCAAGCCGCTGGAGAAGCTGGAGTTCTCCGCCGCTACGCCGGACGTGCTCTCCGTGCTCGGGGACCGCAAGCAGGTGCTGATCACCGGCATGGAGACGCACATCTGCGTCTTCCAGACGGCGCGCGACCTGGCGGACAGCGGCCGGGAGCCGTGCCTGCTCGCGGACGCGGTGCTGTCGCGCTCGGAGGAGGACCGCCGCGTGGGGCTGGAGCTGTGCCGCGACGCGGGCGCGCGCATCCTCACCGTGGAGTCGGCCCTGTTCGACATGCTGGGCCGCGCGGGCACGCCCGAGTTCAAGAAGGTGTCCGCCGCCGTCCGCTGA
- a CDS encoding Bax inhibitor-1/YccA family protein has protein sequence MAWESSGGWQGGQAGSVDDVLVQESQRAFMSRVHGWMFAGLTLTGVMAMVTLASETLLRMAVQNRMALFLVQLGVVFGLSILAPRLSGPVAAIMFAGYAALTGVTMSVIFLIYTTSSIGQVFFITAATYGAMAVYGTVTKKDLSSWGTFLFMGLIGIVIAGLVNMFVKSSAVSFVTACAGVLVFAGLTAYDVQKLRDYHAGTGFKSATSVAIVGALTLYLDFINLFLSLLRLLGNRRD, from the coding sequence ATGGCGTGGGAATCTTCAGGTGGCTGGCAGGGCGGGCAGGCAGGCTCGGTGGACGACGTCCTGGTGCAGGAGTCGCAGCGCGCGTTCATGTCGCGCGTGCACGGCTGGATGTTCGCGGGCCTGACGCTCACCGGCGTGATGGCGATGGTGACGCTGGCCAGTGAGACGCTGCTCCGCATGGCGGTGCAGAACCGGATGGCCCTGTTCCTGGTGCAGCTGGGCGTGGTGTTCGGCCTCTCCATCCTGGCGCCCCGGCTGTCCGGCCCGGTGGCCGCGATCATGTTCGCGGGCTACGCGGCGCTCACCGGCGTGACGATGTCGGTCATCTTCCTCATCTACACGACCAGCTCCATTGGCCAGGTGTTCTTCATCACCGCCGCGACCTACGGCGCGATGGCCGTCTACGGCACCGTCACGAAGAAGGACCTGAGCAGCTGGGGCACGTTCCTCTTCATGGGGCTCATCGGCATCGTCATCGCCGGCCTGGTGAACATGTTCGTCAAGAGCAGCGCCGTGTCGTTCGTGACGGCCTGCGCGGGCGTGCTCGTGTTCGCGGGCCTCACCGCCTACGACGTGCAGAAGCTGCGCGACTACCACGCGGGCACGGGCTTCAAGAGCGCGACCTCGGTGGCCATCGTGGGCGCGCTCACCCTCTACCTGGACTTCATCAACCTGTTCCTGTCGCTGCTGCGCCTGCTGGGCAACCGCCGCGACTAG